One Longimicrobium sp. DNA segment encodes these proteins:
- a CDS encoding DUF350 domain-containing protein, which yields MDDLLPNLLAAAVYALLGIVIFILALFAIDRMTPGTMWKEIIEEHNTALATLIGALAIGLSIIIAAAIF from the coding sequence ATGGACGACCTTCTCCCCAACCTGCTGGCGGCGGCCGTCTACGCGCTGCTGGGCATCGTGATCTTCATCCTGGCCCTGTTCGCCATCGACCGGATGACGCCCGGGACCATGTGGAAGGAGATCATCGAGGAGCACAACACGGCGCTGGCCACCTTGATCGGCGCGCTGGCGATCGGGCTCTCCATCATCATCGCGGCGGCGATCTTCTGA
- a CDS encoding DUF4178 domain-containing protein, with protein sequence MTRPAASCPSCGAPVEFLWSGAVQTTCGYCRSVLVRRDLDLEAVGRKSQVPITASPVRIGTRGELEGRPFQVVGRIVYEYERGRWSEWHLVFADGTSGWLSDALAEYAVSFPADAGALPPADTVQPGQTFWMAGTLWKVASLTRARYAGTEGELPFEYWDKDEVPFADLKTAEGDGFATIDYSEAPPLLFAGRYVEFADLRLTGLATEDEAAAPRAEAETFSCPNCGGTVEVRAAGLSVNVVCRHCASVLDARSPAHQVLQNFKWNIIREPRIPLGTRGRLHGAEWDVLGFQVRTIRVEGVEYSWDEYLLYNRERGFRYLTEYQGHWNDVVTLRSTPRVGGRVRRPMAHLHGTTFKHFQTAEAETTFVLGEFPWEVRVGDKALTNDYVAPPRILSLEQTEGEDTWSLGEYVPGTQVWEAFALPGKPPLPKGVFANQPSPHRPAVRQMWAAFAVLLALFLVFLFYRKASTSDAPVASASFAYDPFTPEEERGVVLGPFQVGGRTSNLDVKVRTDLDNQWAYFDFALVDEASGKVVLFGREVSFYHGVEGSESWSEGDRDESARVPSVPAGRYLLHVSPDGPAPVRYTVEVRRDVPATSFYVFAFLLLLTPPVFALTAMGSFETRRWAESDYAGGDDDE encoded by the coding sequence ATGACGCGCCCCGCCGCCTCCTGCCCCAGCTGCGGCGCCCCGGTCGAGTTCCTCTGGTCCGGCGCCGTGCAGACCACCTGCGGCTACTGCCGCTCGGTGCTGGTCCGCCGCGACCTGGACCTGGAGGCGGTCGGCCGCAAGTCGCAGGTGCCGATCACCGCCTCTCCGGTTCGCATCGGCACGCGGGGGGAGCTCGAGGGGCGGCCGTTCCAGGTGGTGGGGCGCATCGTCTACGAGTACGAGCGCGGCCGCTGGAGCGAGTGGCACCTGGTGTTCGCCGACGGCACCAGCGGCTGGCTCTCCGACGCGCTGGCCGAGTACGCGGTGAGCTTCCCGGCCGACGCCGGGGCGCTGCCGCCGGCCGACACCGTCCAGCCGGGGCAGACGTTCTGGATGGCGGGGACCCTGTGGAAGGTCGCCTCGCTCACCCGCGCGCGCTACGCGGGGACGGAGGGCGAGCTGCCGTTCGAGTACTGGGACAAGGACGAGGTCCCCTTCGCCGACCTGAAGACGGCGGAGGGAGACGGCTTCGCGACCATCGACTACAGCGAGGCGCCGCCGCTGCTCTTCGCGGGAAGGTACGTCGAGTTCGCGGACCTGCGGCTCACCGGGCTGGCGACCGAGGACGAGGCCGCGGCGCCGCGCGCGGAAGCCGAGACGTTCTCCTGTCCCAACTGCGGGGGAACGGTGGAGGTGCGGGCGGCGGGGCTCAGCGTGAACGTGGTGTGCCGGCACTGCGCGTCGGTGCTGGACGCGCGCTCGCCCGCGCACCAGGTGCTGCAGAACTTCAAGTGGAACATCATCCGGGAGCCCAGGATCCCGCTGGGCACGCGCGGGCGGCTGCACGGGGCGGAGTGGGACGTGCTCGGCTTCCAGGTGCGGACGATCCGGGTCGAAGGGGTGGAGTACTCCTGGGACGAGTACCTGCTGTACAACCGCGAGCGCGGCTTCCGCTACCTGACCGAGTACCAGGGGCACTGGAACGACGTGGTCACGCTGCGCTCCACGCCCCGGGTCGGCGGCAGGGTGCGGCGGCCGATGGCGCACCTGCACGGGACCACCTTCAAGCACTTCCAGACGGCGGAGGCAGAGACGACGTTCGTCTTGGGCGAGTTCCCGTGGGAGGTGCGCGTGGGCGACAAGGCGCTCACGAACGACTACGTGGCGCCGCCGCGGATACTGTCGCTGGAGCAGACGGAGGGCGAGGACACCTGGAGCCTGGGCGAGTACGTCCCCGGCACGCAGGTCTGGGAGGCGTTCGCCCTCCCGGGGAAGCCGCCCCTGCCGAAGGGCGTCTTCGCCAACCAGCCGTCGCCGCACCGGCCGGCGGTGCGGCAGATGTGGGCGGCGTTCGCGGTGCTGCTGGCGCTCTTCCTGGTGTTCCTGTTCTACCGCAAGGCGAGCACGAGCGACGCGCCCGTGGCGAGTGCGAGCTTCGCCTACGACCCGTTCACGCCGGAGGAGGAGCGCGGCGTGGTGCTGGGGCCGTTCCAGGTGGGGGGGCGCACCTCGAACCTGGACGTGAAGGTGCGCACCGACCTGGACAACCAATGGGCGTACTTCGACTTCGCGCTGGTGGACGAGGCCTCGGGGAAGGTGGTGCTCTTCGGGCGCGAGGTGAGTTTCTACCACGGCGTGGAGGGGAGCGAGAGCTGGAGCGAGGGCGACCGGGACGAGTCGGCGCGGGTGCCCAGCGTGCCGGCGGGGCGCTACCTGCTGCACGTCTCGCCCGACGGCCCGGCGCCGGTGCGCTACACGGTGGAGGTGCGCCGCGACGTGCCGGCGACGTCGTTCTACGTCTTCGCCTTCCTGCTGCTGCTGACGCCGCCGGTGTTCGCGCTCACGGCCATGGGGAGCTTCGAGACCAGGCGCTGGGCGGAGAGCGACTACGCGGGGGGCGACGACGACGAGTAG
- a CDS encoding polyamine aminopropyltransferase, with protein MQVALFLTVLLIAASGLVYELVAGALSSYLLGDSVTQFSTVIGTYLFAMGVGSWLSRYVTRGLVARFVAVELMVALVGGFSSTLLFLAFAYTDAFRLLLYTLVMIIGALVGLEIPLLMRILRDRYEFKDVVANVLTFDYLGALGASLLFPIVLVPRLGLVRSALAFGIVNALVALWSTYLFRRSLGAARLTVAGCVAILAVLAAGMAGAERITRAAEADIYADPVVFAENSRYQRIVLTAWKDDLRLFLNGHLQFSSRDEYRYHEALVHPGLAALPGARRVLVLGGGDGLAVREILRYPRVEQVTLVDLDPAMTRLFSTNRTLTAINGGALTSPRVRVVNADAFVWLAQNGERFDFVVADFPDPSNYAVGKLYTTAFYRLLARHLSPDGLVVVQSTSPLFAPTAYWSIVETLKAAGYRTWPYHLYVPSFGEWGFVLGARGGDFRVPDRLPGGLRYLTPAVLPQLFEFPADMRPVPAEPNRLDDQALVRYYGEEWKRIAQ; from the coding sequence ATGCAGGTCGCGCTGTTCCTGACGGTGCTGCTGATCGCGGCGAGCGGGCTGGTCTACGAGCTGGTGGCCGGGGCGCTCTCCAGCTACCTGCTGGGCGACAGCGTCACGCAGTTCTCCACCGTGATCGGCACCTACCTGTTCGCCATGGGCGTGGGGAGCTGGCTCTCGCGCTACGTCACGCGCGGGCTGGTGGCCCGCTTCGTGGCCGTGGAGCTCATGGTGGCGCTGGTGGGCGGCTTCTCGTCCACCCTGCTCTTCCTGGCCTTCGCCTACACGGACGCGTTCCGGCTCCTGCTCTACACGCTCGTCATGATCATCGGCGCGCTGGTGGGGCTGGAGATCCCGCTGCTGATGCGCATCCTGCGCGACCGCTACGAGTTCAAGGACGTGGTGGCCAACGTCCTCACCTTCGACTACCTGGGCGCGCTGGGGGCCTCGCTCCTCTTCCCCATCGTCCTGGTGCCGCGCCTGGGGCTGGTGCGCTCGGCGCTGGCGTTCGGGATCGTCAACGCCCTGGTCGCCCTCTGGTCCACCTACCTGTTCCGCCGCTCGCTGGGCGCCGCGCGCCTCACCGTGGCCGGCTGCGTCGCGATCCTCGCCGTCCTGGCGGCGGGGATGGCGGGGGCGGAGCGGATCACGCGCGCGGCCGAGGCCGACATCTACGCGGACCCGGTGGTGTTCGCGGAGAACTCGCGCTACCAGCGGATCGTGCTCACCGCCTGGAAGGACGACCTGCGCCTCTTCCTGAACGGCCACCTCCAGTTCAGCTCGCGCGACGAGTACCGCTACCACGAGGCGCTGGTGCACCCCGGCCTGGCGGCGCTCCCCGGCGCCCGCCGCGTCCTCGTCCTCGGCGGCGGCGACGGGCTGGCCGTGCGCGAGATCCTGCGCTACCCCCGGGTGGAGCAGGTGACGCTGGTCGACCTGGACCCCGCGATGACGCGGCTGTTCTCGACCAACCGCACGCTCACGGCGATCAACGGCGGCGCGCTCACGTCGCCCCGGGTGCGGGTGGTGAACGCGGACGCCTTCGTGTGGCTGGCCCAGAACGGCGAGCGCTTCGACTTCGTGGTGGCCGACTTCCCCGACCCGTCGAACTACGCGGTGGGGAAGCTGTACACGACGGCCTTCTACCGCCTCCTGGCGCGCCACCTGAGCCCGGACGGCCTGGTCGTGGTGCAGAGCACGTCGCCGCTCTTCGCGCCCACGGCGTACTGGAGCATCGTGGAGACGCTGAAGGCTGCGGGGTACCGCACCTGGCCCTACCACCTGTACGTGCCCTCGTTCGGCGAGTGGGGCTTCGTGCTGGGCGCGCGCGGCGGGGACTTCCGCGTGCCGGACCGGCTGCCGGGCGGCCTGCGCTACCTGACGCCCGCCGTGCTCCCCCAGCTCTTCGAGTTCCCCGCGGACATGCGCCCGGTGCCGGCGGAGCCCAACCGGCTCGACGACCAGGCGCTGGTGCGCTACTACGGCGAGGAGTGGAAGCGGATCGCCCAGTGA